One Parasteatoda tepidariorum isolate YZ-2023 chromosome 1, CAS_Ptep_4.0, whole genome shotgun sequence genomic window, aataagcacctttaagcactttttaaaaacactacgcaccctaattaaaaaaaaaacattaaatgcttAACGTTGTTTCAATGTTcggaatttttaataactttatttttgctcgaaaaatgtattttaagaaaactttttacaaaaatgtaaataaatatttttgatcgaaaattcaattaaaaaatgtaatttttaatcgtcagtttactttttttttattatcaaagttTGTGATTTTCATCACTAGCTGATACGCATtagcctttttaaaatttatgaataagttTCTTTGAGTGGTTGTATATTTTTTAGCTTACCTTGAACACTGAGTAACCCTTTTTATCAGAACAACCAGCTCCAGGACAACCACTTTCCACAATGTCTCCCTTTAACAACCTGCAAGACTTCGAAAGATCCAAACTGAAACCATCACAATCCACCTCTCTCCTAAGGCAATGTGCAGCACACTGAACAAGTGAAGCTCTTTTCACAGGCTGGGATTCCTTCACCCTGTTATGTTTACTGTCTTTGTATGCGAGTTTAAATTTTGCGCTTTCAGAAAGAGTCAAAACAGACAAAAATATGATCAGGTATAGAAGAGAACTGATTTCAAAGGCTCTCATGGTTGAGACTTGATTTCGAATAACCTAGGGTAAGAAGTTAGACAGTAAACCgagtcaataaaaataaaagcaactttCCAAAAGGTTAAAAGAAAGTCTAGAGACGGCCATTTTCATGGATTTTATTGATGCTTTTATAGCTTACGATGAGCTATTTGGAGTTTTTTAATTGCagggagttttttttatgagaCCTTAGCACGATCATGTTCAAAATAGAAAGCTAAACAAATTGCCATTGAAATGTTGTCTCAATATGtatgtagaaaaaatttcagattatttatgttgttaatgtatatatatagatatgcAGCACAcaacataatataataacacTTATGAAACTAAAGaacacaaaaaagtaaaaaaaagtttttcaataaaaaaaatattaaaaaactgtaaaataatttattaaaaattaagatatattcTCGTTAAAaactcacacgattatatccacaaagATTTGTGCTTTCTAATACTGTATTAATGTAGGCAAAGCAAAatgcaatagtgtgaggagGACCAATGTTAATATTGTAtattgatatataaatatatatttacattttgatctgaaattatgaattagcaatattttttttttactcaagtaATTGTCTCaagaaaaactattaacttAGCATAAGCGCTAATTCCCtaccattttttccccttccaaACAtgacttttacatttttaataagtattacgCACACGTAACGGCTGAAGGGAATgggttaatttattaatattttttttagaaaatggaaGTATATTCGGAAAAACCTGTGTCTAAGAGTACTTTATAGAGGAAAAACTTTCAAGCAATGATTAGAACTATAGCCTAGTTATCCAGTGTACAAGTTAATGCGATAACGATAGTCTTAATCAAATTTTCAGGATGTATGGTCAACTAAACGAAACGAATGAAAGTTTAAGCAactagtttataaattaaaaaagaaaattcaattttctttaccAATTCTCTAAGTTTGTTACTGGGTATTGCTGATTCAGTCATCTTTTACCCTACTTAATCTTGGattattttgacataattaaattttttgaaataatagtaACACACTCAGAAgctttcatttatgaaaaatactttttcctaCTTACTTGTTCTCAAAGGGTTTGATAAACCATCTTGTATCATCATCCATGTATCGTAATttacaaaaggagaaaaataaataaacggaacTGTGAAACATCTGCAAATTTTCATTGATCACTTAGCAGAAACGATGTGCATTTAATGCAGTGATACAAAGAGTAAATAACTACTGTTGCCTTGCAACTCACCTtgctcattaaaattaatagccGTGGAATATATTTATACTTCAAAGCAGTCACGAAGAAGGTTCCCactaaatatatgcatttattattaaatcaagtTTGAAATAACTGTAACCAAAcatgaacaattattttaagcaagcaaaacaataaaaacgtGTTTCAATGATTCCAATTTGaggttgaaaaaaattcattcgaaAATACATGGTCATACGTTTTCTCATTTCAATGCTACGAGTGGTATGTATTTACAAATAATCTCCTCGAATTAAATAATACATCCTCAtatgattttttcaaagaaaaaaaaaggaaaattaaaatctttttttttcatacaagaaaatttaatctgAATTTTCAGTAGTACTAtctctaaatttgaaattttttcattaaagacTAAGTTTGCAATGGAGATTTCGACCACTTTCCTACTAGCTAGAGGGCTTTAATTGCAACAAGAGCTCTGTGCcagataaaaatacatatttcaaacACTCTTTGACATgaacaagataaaaaataaacgctTAACGAaagggattaaaaaatttttttttgatacataTATTGTCTATCAATTGGACTGAAAAggaaagatataaattaaaattttgtgctaCCGTAAGATAAAAAGCTACTATAACCATGACCTccacgtttttttcttctttttttttgtggcagaaatttttttgattcctttttagtcTATTTGAAAAATGGTTTTCAGAACTTTATTTCGCAGTGCTTCAGTTTAAGTTaaaacaggggtctgtttagaagaaatttgggtccgttaacggacccttcacaaaatatcttttcataaaaacggacccttcacaaaatattttaacttaaaaacggacccttcacaaaatgatttttcttttaatcggacccttcacaaatttgtttatcttcattattattttgttaatcgaataaaccctttccagggcagaaaacaagaaagatggatgtaaacgaattaagttttgtcttcggcagacgattcttccattattcgtccgaaattaatattctgcgttcagcagtataggctaaataccaaatatttgtatgttgcatctctaatttagaagcagcaattgttgtttattttttaaaatttaatttttttaattataattttacagtgttgagcataatcttgtatgtctataaaatttaaaaactccttgaaaattttttttttgcaataacggaccctatttgcacaaattcataaaagcggaccctggttgaaagaatgtgagtaattttttcacactttcacgaaaaacggacctttcacaaaatgtctgggcAGACCCCTGGTTAAAAGGTTCGTGAATatagtttacaattttttaaatattttatcacaattgCCCAAATAAATATAggtgtttaactttttttatgcaattttaaataacttcccAAACGTAGGACTTCTTTTATGTATGCTTCAAAAATCTTCTTTCAATGTAAAACTAGTGAAAGAGATATTTGTATGCATTTGTACATGGTAATCTTCTTTCACGTAATGCAGcacgaaatatttataattttttagataaatactGGATGCTGAGAAACTTTCCTGtaggaaaaatcatttttgacattatctataaataataataataataaagatctttttaagaaacaataatttcgaaatcaaaatattttataatttttagacccttttcataaaaaatttgaaacttaagacagattatataaaaaaaacagtccTGAAAGGAAAGGCGATAATTATCGAATTCAGTTTAAAAGATACAATTATAAGCAGCAATGTACAATATGTACATACATAACTAACAGTTATATTTGATTTCAGATAATAAAAGTACCAACATGCAATATccaaattttacgaaataatgtAAACGGCATGCGTAATACTTAAAACATATGAATTTCCAATTGATCAACATTAAATTAACTTGGATAtagattgtttaaattattttttttattcatatgtagattgttaatgtattttttcattcatcatttttttttaaatgagagggttgagaaaaaaggaaattttagaattctgaagaaatttttttttttttttaatctgattatttcaaattgggcttatttcattatttagtaaGTATGTAAATACTCAAGCAAACAAtgaatagagtaaaaaaaatctatcttatCATGTCTACGGGAAAATTCAGTCGAGTTGCAGCTATGGTATTAGAAGACAAATGTATATgtgtttatcattaaaaaaaaaaatgatgaaaagaaatgatttatttgaaCAGATTTACACACATTTagagaaaaagtttaatacataactttagagaaaaaaattatagtgatACAAAATCGTGTACAAATGTATCAATTAACAGGATATCTATTATCAATCCATTACAGCGACCATAACGATACTATCACccttaatgaatattttctcgATATGTCGCTTCGCCAAGATTTCTTTGCCTTTTTTCCTCTTGTTGAGTATCTTTTTCTTCTTGCCAGCGGTAATAACTGTATCAATCTTTGCACCGGTGTCATCAGAAGGAGCATTTCCTTGAGTTTTTTTCTTGGGAATATTTTTCGGTATTTCGGAAAAGCGTTCTCCATCACGCATATTGCACAGGAACGGAGTTTTCGATTTCgtttttttgaaataagctTCATCCACGTCTTCCATTACGAGGTTCCAATGTTTGTCGAATGCAACAACATATCCAGTGCAGATGCCTCttactttttcgaaatttcttgtccacacctatttttttaaaaaaaaaaatagatgatattaatagtttaataaaatcagttatcttttttaaaacatgaccTTTTCTACTGGGAACTCttaatcacataaaaaaatgtttatatagaTAACAATAAGTTGTAAGCAAAAATTACATGTTAGTAACTGTTTGAACCAAAAttaataagcttttaaataaaacaaagttaatCGAACATTACTCGCAATATCTTGATGGGGACTTAGAACCATCAGAAGCTTTTGAACAAATTACAGGGTTCTTCTAAAAGATGAATCCAATTGAATCAATTTGTATTTCACGCaatataaattagattattCTTTCCATATTCTTTCGGACGAAGAAACGAGAAAGTTATGTTCACCACAGCTTGGGAGGTGACAGTTGAGTGAACATGTAGATAAATTGGTTGTGGGACGACTAAGCGTAACTCGTGTTTTAAAACTTACGATACTCCATCTTTCTATTAGCAAGCACATTGATCATTTATTTGATCAAGTTATttagatttgaatatttttttttaaataatcttttaggCGTACCTGCTAAAGCTGGATTCGTATCGTACTTTTTCCAAGTGTTCTTATTTccaaaaaatcttttagaacTTAATATTTGAACCTACTAGTATGTTTagcaattatgattttaaattaaagaataacacATTTTCAAATGCTTTCAGTTGAACAAACAAATGAGtgatttaaacgtttttttaattagtccattatactaaataaatagtGCTCTCTATCAGGCATCCCAAATCCTAGTAAAGCCGGGTAATATAGCAACCatgataaagatattttagctttctataaaatgctatttaaaatattaattttaacttccaATTGACCTTTAGATATCTTTTTGTATGAGTTTCTAAAGGCTTAATGAAGTACTGTTGTTGTTAGAGGCACCAGTAAAAAGAATGCacgagacaaaaaaaaaagaaaaaaaaaagctactgAAATGTAGGAGTTTAGAGTTGTTTAACTTTGTAGTTGTTAAcacaaactatttaaagttGTTGCACCCTTACGCGGTTTAAAATTGTCTCACATCATGCTTTGTTCATCGCACTAAACGAATCCACAACACTTAACGAGTGTCGATGGTTATTTAcactttataacaaaaaaaatcgacgcaccaagaagcaaatcatcatccgattgctttgaaatttcgtatgcatgaatgttttggctcgatcaggctggaatgatgccgactggggacgtatagtctttagcgacgaatcccgcttccaactgtgtcctgacgatcatcgaagacgtgtttggagacgcacagggcagaggggggatcctgccttcactattgcacgccacaccggccctcaacaaggcattatggtctggggtgccatttcctttgacagccggacccctttggtcgtcattagaggtacacttactgcacagcggtacgtcgacgacatcctaagacctgttttgctaccgttccttttgcagcgccctgggctggtttttcagcaggacaatgccagaccacatacggcacgtgttgctatgaactgtctgcaagcttgtcaaactcttccttggcctgccagatcaccagatctctctcccatcgagcatgtctgggatatgatgggaaggcgattgcatctggcacggaatgttgatgacctcgttcgacaattggatcgaatttggcaggaaataccgcaagagaccatccgggagctttatcggtctatgccacgccgtgtggcagcttgtatccaggctagaggcgggtcaacaccttattgaacttgttactgtaactctgcaataaattatccgattgttctgaaattttaatcatttactattctgtacattgtctacctctccaccaattttcgtttcaatcggacaactccttcttcgtgcgtcgatttttttgttatagagtgtatttttctttatttgaatatcGGCATTTATATTGTTGatatttacaaaacatattGTTTGGTGTTGAATTACCGTTTGGCGAGATTGTATGGCGCCAGCCATCTATCATCGTAATGTAACCCTTTGAACTATTCACTCTTGTGCTTGTTGATTAAATTGTAAAGAGCGTATGGTCGCTCTCTAATGCAAGTTCATGCatgaactaattaattacatttgttgaataaatatttattaattattacatacaGTAGCATTACCTTCAATCTTAACTATTGAGCTATCACGGGACCGTACACATATTGTTACGAATATGATCTTACAAAGTACAAATAAAGAACATAATTACATATGAATTGCATTAACTATATTTAGTATTCATCATTTAAGTTACATTAGTTATATTCACATTTCACATATATGTTCCCTAGTTGCACTTATAATCTGTTTTCTGCaggtattttcaaaatttttttctgtagaattaCATTCAAAAGATGCCTTTCTCAGTATTCTGAGGGGAAAGAAATGctcctgatttttttattctcatttgagaataaaataaataaataattcgacAATCAATAGCTTCAGCTGGAATTTCATTTCAAgtagataatataaatatatataatttatagatacatagattaaaaaaaaatcggaaatcatttaagtttaaatgatAGTTTGCTCTAGAAATTATGTtccttctttcattttttattttaaagaacgacgccatgttttatattttaataaaatatgactgtgagtggagATTTTGTTACTAATTCAGATTTGtagcaaaagaaataattaatcaatgcGGTACATCATttgtctctcttttttttttcagtttgattgaaataaaatcgaTCCAATATTCTTATGCTACGTATatccaatatttttatgctacgtacaatatttttatgccGAATATcgcatagtaaaatttttaaacagcaattttttttaaaaaattattaataaaatattatttttatatagaaataaattgaatcataattgaaaaattaacaaatcttATCTGTCTATTAATATGgggtaaaaggaaaaaaactttaatggaaatctttaagataatataattaaaaatatttaagataaaaaaaaactgactttaattttgaagataagCAATTTAGTTTTCCAATAACcgtattttcaagaaaaagtgaagattaaagtttaatataaacCTTTTTAATTGCTGcgtcataataaaatttttaagttttttgaaaaggaaaaagctaggtagaaaacaaaataaaaatcgttcTTAATTAAACAAGAGATTTAACACGAAAATTTTCGcactgctttattttttttaaaaaacgcaaccataaaaaaataatgttcattaGAAACGCTCTTGAAAAAATGCtgtcataataaatattctgataaaaagaaaagttaataaaatttttttttcttagttctgAAATATATCTTAAACGTTGAGAATCAGTTATCTGTtttacttacaataaaaaagagacgataaaagaaaaaaagtgtattaGAAACGCACCGTTAACATGCTTCGCTTAGttataacagaaaaacaaaaataaatgaaaaaatacttacaaatttttacaacattaattgttgaaaaaaaaatttgaggaaaTTGACTTgactgaatataattaaaaaagaaaaaaagcattgcaGAACTCATGTTTCAGTATAAAGTGATCTGGTTTCCATTCTTCAAATTTCGCTTTTCCAGGTGTTtttcagaacataaattaacaagtttcagaacttaacaaatatgtgtaaaaactatttcctacagtaaatagtaaaaaattcgattttagattattctttgtttaaatccattaaattttctccaaaaaaaaaaaactttatcaaaatatcCAAATAATACTTAGCCGAACATTCGGCGAAAAGGGCCGAATATTGTTACATCCCTAATTATTACTACTATTCTCgtgatattaagaaaataaattaatcctcagttattttattttataaccgtcattgaacagccgacccaatttttgggattacgactactaatgttcaactccgtagccttgtaattttgaacccaatccagaagacaagggcactcctggatcaagtattgggagaaatttgccttcgtggtggactttttgatggaactaacccgcatttgcgttacatggagaggaagaccacgagaacctcccacggttagcctaacagTAAGGGGactccatacctgccaactcttccgggttttccggaagattttattttcatatttaaagtggtagtaaatatatactattttttcttttataaacttaatttttaaatgattttgatcaccactattcttacaaaaattaagcacatatattaatgtgcgttactatcatggttgccATCTGAAGTTATCGCAAATACAacatatttgtttgcttaaaattgaagttttaattccattttaataccactgggaaaaatgaaagggattaaaagttggcaggtatgggactctaacccatgatccgtctaccactgaggatatttaacaaTCCTCAGTTATTACTGGTGCTACCGATTTccacgtggtttttaaaattccggTTATGTCTCAGTTGATATTATTTCTACACGATCATAATTTGAATCGCGCAATTAactaatcactttttgacgcgCTCAATTTACGCCGATAGTATCATAAATTCATGTTGTGTTTCGATTGTATTTAAGGCAGTTATTGATTTTCACGCGGTTTTACATTTCAGACAAAATGGGAAATTCGAATCgcgcatttgagtatttactttttcaacGCAATGATTCTATCCATATTTAGGCTGTTATTGCTGTTGAcctccactttttttaaaatccaatctttttaatacgatattatttattacaacaactaaATCTCGAAATGAAACACGCATTTGAGTAATCCCTTTTTGAAGATTCGCGTGATTTCGTCGTCGATTTCTTTTCATCGGTAGTTACTGCTACTGATTTcacaacttttatatttataagcatacaagttcaaaaatacagtatttaaaatttaacaaattacacCCATTTTTACACCAAGGAAAAATAgtcttaaaagtaatattagttttatgtaataaactgagataattttttatgtaacttcaattccaaaagcattttaataaattattttctttcaaaaatgagataTATGAAAGAATAAAGGGATAAATGAGAGAATAAGTACCTTAATCTTTCTATTCTCCAGACACTTAGTTAGAGCACCCAATGGAGTACCGACGAACTTCTTTGACATTCTTTGAAGCACATTGGtattttcatcatcatcatcctTGGTTGTTTCAAAGACCTAAAATAACAAACTTGTTTATAAACAATAGCAGAACTTTAATAGcttagtaaaaataagatttcGCCTGAAAAGAATTTACGGAGAGATGGAATCTGTTTCTATCATATAGAgtagtgttccccaacctttttatcaccgcgaACCTGttaacgtttgataattttaccgcggcATGCTGGGGGGAAGggacgttgattgtttatattttagataattttgatttattaattttaatttaattgtatttaaacatgcctttaaaataaaatacagttacaataaaaaataaatataaagtgatttaacattttaactttctagaacgttaaatcaataAGAAtcctgagcttgtttctttgtaatgagacggttccatctggggATAATCGGAGACAATTGATACattaccaggggtctgtccagacattttgtgaaaggtccgtttttcgtgaaattgggaaaaaattactcacattctttcaaccagggtccgcttttatgaaaatagggtccggttattgcaaaaaactttttcaaggagtttttaaattgtaaagacatacaagattatgctcagcactgtaaaattataataaaaaaattaaattttcaaaaataaacagcgaTTGCAGCTTCTAAATTAAAGATGATGCAACatgcaaatatttggtatttagcctatactgctgaacgcagaatattcatttcggacgaataatggaagaatcgtctgccgaagacgaaacttaattcgttttcatccatctttcttgttttcccCCCTGGAAaggatttattcgattaacaaaacaataatgaagataaacaaatttgtgaagggtccgattaaaagaaaaatcattttgtgaagggtccgtttttatggaaagatattttgtgaagggtccgttaacggacccaaatttcttctaaacagacccctgattacaaacattaaaaaatttatgtcactacctCCGGGGgacgctttttttaaataaataaaattttaatggaacacagatatttttaatttggggtataaacctaggaatttaaatttagtttcaatgaaatgggcggtCCGGTACCATTTGAACCACGACCGGTAGTCAGTggaccgggggttggggaacactgataTAGAGCAATGATAGTAGGTTCTCTCCTTCTCCCTCCCACACATAagtcccccccccttttttttttcttaggagAAAGAAATATGTCGTTGAGATGTATTCTTTTTTCAGGTAGATAAGTGCTCTGCGTTTTTAAAGGAAGCAGGAATGCTTAGAGCCTCAGGAGTGTTGATATTTGTGGGGCATTTAAATATTGGAATATTATTCAACAAgactttgtaaaattaaaagttattttagaacaGCATATGTATTAACTTTAGCTTTTAATgtaattgttcatttttacaaaattaagaaaattctaatttttgattagtttttaaaatgtagcttgtgataaaacttattagaatttgatttttggTTCTCAGTAATAAGACTCGAATTACCttgatacatttatttcataatagcagtacatataataatgttttattgatataatGATGCTGaagtatggttttaaaaaattcgttgaCATTTTAATACAGCATAGAttttataatagtataaaattttgtaaaatgaatatttttccggtatttgaaattttttaaaaacatgtataaGAAATGATTTAAGGCATGTGAAAGAGAAATTGAGAATAAAAAGGTatgctatgaattttttttttgcatgaaatattgtaattaaaaaatcggTCAAcggtttttttatattttaatttttctgtttcactCACGTCTACGGTCTCGTTTTTcctctagttttgtttttcacctttttttccatttttcgttgacATCTTAAATGTTTCAgatcaatttttgttttccacATTCACGTTTGACAAGTTTAGAGAATGGGCCGCTATTTTTAAGCGCTTGAAACACATCCACTTTCAttaccataatttattttgaagtcaatgaagTTTTTAGTTGTGTTAAGTACATATTtccgcttcagtttcttaggattatttaatttaaaggattTGAATAATATCGAAACGAAAACGTGTTT contains:
- the LOC107446728 gene encoding U7 snRNA-associated Sm-like protein LSm11, producing the protein MHRSRRDDRPSRDYKGKRTATSSSSCSSSPPSDSSDQDLPQSFGKVFETTKDDDDENTNVLQRMSKKFVGTPLGALTKCLENRKIKVWTRNFEKVRGICTGYVVAFDKHWNLVMEDVDEAYFKKTKSKTPFLCNMRDGERFSEIPKNIPKKKTQGNAPSDDTGAKIDTVITAGKKKKILNKRKKGKEILAKRHIEKIFIKGDSIVMVAVMD